A genomic segment from Diadema setosum chromosome 11, eeDiaSeto1, whole genome shotgun sequence encodes:
- the LOC140235186 gene encoding beta-sarcoglycan-like: MDENNATFRRSTSRLSMLDKSLERRRVNKEHNSNFRAGYVAVHEEHLHKTGLRGRKRFLAYLLLFLIYVVVIANLVLTVLIVLALRIDQTGSDVLEFVDGGDIQYKEDVQAEKVLTDLGEFGGYRGQDLEINGDGQPVVLQQMMGGATVEISGESTTMRAQEGLQIINPMTGGSILHTVNDSGIATPTGMKQLASSRVVTSKLSPGPGETLSMEAEEGITIQGNEGLSLSAKEIDLSGENVTLNALDLMSLEVGPSGGVNVNTTLLPKKSTGRLSGYVTGYTLCVCGDTGKVIRVRAPPGLLHPCGKLSSNPCAE, encoded by the exons ATGGATGAAAATAACGCTACGTTCAGA AGATCGACCAGTCGGTTGTCCATGCTGGATAAGTCACTAGAGCGGAGGCGAGTCAACAAGGAGCACAACAGCAACTTCCGAGCGGGCTATGTTGCTGTCCACGAGGAGCACCTCCATAAGACCGGACTGAGAGGGCGCAAGCGTTTCCTGGCTTATCTGCTCCTTTTCCTAATCTATGTTGTCGTCATTGCCAATTTAGTT CTCACTGTTCTAATTGTCTTGGCATTGCGGATTGACCAGACTGGGTCCGATGTGTTGGAGTTTGTGGATGGGGGAGACATCCAATACAAAGAAGACGTCCAAGCAGAGAAGGTACTGACTGATTTGGGAGAGTTTGGTGGCTATCGGGGACAGGACTTGGAAATCAACGGTGATGGCCAGCCA GTGGTTCTACAGCAAATGATGGGAGGTGCTACAG TGGAGATCAGTGGCGAAAGCACAACCATGAGGGCGCAAGAGGGCCTTCAAATCATCAACCCTATGACAGGCGGCTCCATTCTTCACACAGTCAACGACAGTGGAATAGCAACTCCTACTGGCATGAAGCAGTTAGCGAGTTCAAGGGTCGTCACGTCCAAG ttAAGCCCCGGTCCAGGAGAAACTCTTTCCATGGAGGCAGAAGAGGGTATAACCATTCAGGGAAATGAGGGACTCTCCCTGAGTGCCAAGGAAATTGACTTGTCTGGAGAGAATGTCACTCTTAATGCA TTGGACCTGATGTCCCTTGAGGTAGGCCCATCAGGAGGCGTCAATGTCAACACAACCCTCCTGCCAAAGAAGAGCACCGGCAGACTCAGTGGTTACGTCACAGGGTACaccctttgtgtgtgtggtgacaCCGGCAAAGTCATCAGAGTGAGAGCCCCGCCAGGCTTGTTGCACCCGTGTGGAAAGCTTAGTTCAAATCCATGTGCCGAATGA